ACTCTCATTTCCTTGCAACCCTGCTCCAACCATCTCACGGAACAAACTAATGGAAACTCCAGGATTGTTAGCACCCAAATAAGCACTAATCATGATATTCCAAGAAACCAAATCTCTAtcaggcatttcatcaaacaacTTGTGCGCATACAAAAGATCACCATTCACCACCGCCCCCTTGATTACCGAGTTCCAAGACACAACATCTCTCTTAGGAATTTCAACAAACAGCTTCTTCGCAAGATCCAAAGCGCCGCAACAGGCATACATATTAATCAACGAGTTTTGAACATTCAAAACTCGATCGCATCCGTGCTTAACGGCTTGCCCGTGACACATTTTGCCAGAGTCAATGCAAGACGTCTTCTCGATACAACTAATCAATGAAACGAAGGTGTAACTATCaggaaaaaaaccaaatctcaCTACATCGAAGTAAAACCCCAACGCTTGTCTCGGAGCAGAAGAGACCAAATACGCCTTAAAGACGGAGTTAGTACAGTTGAGCCTCCCAATGCTGCGGTGTACCGATACGGTGTAGCTGGAATCGCCGAAACGCGAAGAACACTTCAACAATCTGATAGCCCAAGAAGAATCCCAGAAGTTACCAGAGGTGATAAGCCTAGCGTGGACTTGGAAGAGGTGTAGAATAGTACTGGAACCTTCGACAAGTTTGAAACCCTTAAGCAGACCCAGACCCGGAACAGGGGGGATGAATCTGGATGTGACGAATTGGCGAATAGAAGAAGCTTTTGCCATTCATCTCCAGCTTGGAGGATCCTTAGATTTGAGTCAGGGTTGGATTCAGAAATCGCCATTAACCCACGATCATAGCTATGTCAAAGGACACTCGAGGGATTTACACAAGGAGATAGAAGGTGTGTCATGTGTGCGGCGAAGGAGAAGAAATCGTTTAGTGTAAACAAACCTTAAAGAAAACCTTCTGAAAGAGCCGGAGTGTTCCGGTTTTGCCGGATCAAAGTCAAACTTGGTTCGCGTGGACttgtttatatgatttattatttaaatagaaTTTGCCATAAGAAAAGCAAAATTCAGGTGCATATAtgcaaatttgttttaaaagaagaaaatgcaaGTTTTTAGGTTAAAAATGGTGTGAAATGAGGGATAAGGTACCTCATCTGTCGCGACCTAATTTTAGTTTAGATAGGagtttcaaatcatttttttaaatgggaTACAGCGACATTTACCTATACAAGCGAAACTGTTTTTAAAAGCAAAATTGAGATTTATATCAATGGAGACTTCTTATCTTCTTGGTATTTCTTCTGTTGGAATcatcaatgtatatatatctgaatcagatttgagtttttagaATGTGATGTGCatgaataaagaaaacaaaagaaggtgATAcgtagagagaaaaagaaggtgAGAAGTAAGGGTCTGGTGTTGGTGTGTGaacataaaaaagagagaggttgTGTTTAACGTACATTGTAATCCATTAAAGGCCTTGCAAATCACGCAACAGGGACGACCAacccctttttttgtttgtctatcCAAAACACACACGCCTCTCTTCACTCTTGTTATATTGATAACACCAGACCAAACTGCAGAgagaattaaacaaaaatagaagatGAAGGTTCTAGAGAAGTGGTTGGCCTTGATGTACCCAAGAGTGCAAgaaggaagagaggaagagtgCTGCAGTGTGTGTCTGATGAGAATGGAGGAAAAAGATCACGTCAAGTCTCTACCTTGTTCCCACGAGTTCCATAGTCTCTGCGTCGACACATGGTTCAATGTCAGCCGCAAGATTTGCTGTCCTCTTTGTCGCTTTTCGCCCGCTACCATTCTCCTCACGGATGAACTTCTCCTCTGGTTCTCTTCTTTCCATTTCTGATTccttcctgttttttttttcttcttcttgggatTTAACACCTTTTTCTCTATGTAATTCCCCTTGattctcagaaaaaaaaaaatgagaaagtcTTGTAAATAAATTGTTGATTGCCAATTTTACCTCTTCTTGATCACAACAAAAGATATGTGATAAAAAGCAATGTGAATCACATATCACATATCTTTTGATCCAGATTTCTACTCTCTCTTGTACTGGAGATCCTCTGCTCCAGAAAGACGAGGACTGTAAATGATTTGTATCATGTGATCATGCAATTCTATTTCTCTCTTGTAGTCTACAACCATTCACTTTGATCCACCTTTGCCGACTCTGACTTATTACCTTAAAAAGTCAGTAAATTATTTGGAAagtagaaagaaaaggaaactttaaaatttgttatgatTCTATTAGTGAATCTAAGTTTCCAATttctattatgtatatatatatatatgaattatctCTCTCTTGACAATTAGGATTATTAGGTCACACGATCGACGATGTCGATGAATCTGCTTCCATCTGATTTGGAAGAGGAAATCCTCTGTAGAGATCCATTCAGACGTCTTGCCAAGTTCAGATCTGTATGCAAGCTTTGGAATAGTATGATTTTGGACGAGAGAGTCATCCTTAAGAACATGAGCTATAGCGGTGAGCATGGGTTTATAATCACCCATAATgcgattctttcttcttccgtGAGCATTAAGGAGCAGCAAAACGTGGTAGATTCTCCTCCGTCTTTGGTGACCAAAAACCTTAGCCTTAGAAAATTTCGTCCAGCACAGTCTGTTAAGGTGTACAAGATCGTGCAATGCGACGGTCTCTTGTTGTGTGTCATGGACAACCAACTTTTGGTTCGGAACCCTTTACTGAAAGAAACGAGTTGGGTCAAATGCGGCAGCGACTTTCACGCATACGATGATGCGTACAGCCTTGGATACCTCAGCCCTTGTGATTACAGGATCTTACGGTTTCGATGTGCTAGTAATTCAAGAAACAGACCTCCAAGAGTTGAGGTCTGCCAACTCGCGTCTAAGACATGGAAGGTTATAGATTATCCGATCAGCTGTACTTTTGATTGGGTCCTTAAAATACCCTTGTCGATACTCTCTTTGAGAGGAACTCCTTACTGGATTGGTTTCCGAGAAGAAGACCATACAACAACAGCCTTCGTACAAAGCTTTGATTTTGCCAAAGAGAGGTTTCAACCGATAGATCAGCTACCGTTCAGGTATGAAGAGTTGAATCCTATTGCAATGGAGATATTTAAAGGAGACAGGCTCTCAGTGTTGGAGCAATGTCACAAAACAAGGAAGATATGCATATGGGTTAAGCATTGGCTCTTACCTTCTTGGAGTAGATTGATGGTCGTGGCTATACCACATTTTCCGCTGTTACATCCACCATCAAGTCGTGTTTCCACAgatttttttcttgacaaaaacGGTAGGCTCGTCGTAATTTGTGTTGAGTTCAATGTCAGTGATATGTATAACATTTACAGAGTCATGGGCGAGAACAACGACGAGTTACAAGTTTTTGAAACAGACAATGCTGCGGAAAATAGTATTTCTTGTTCATGCAGCTTCGTTCCGAGTTTAGTCAGGCTTCCAGGGTTTTTGAAGCAAGACACAAGTCGGATTcgttggaaaaaaaatagattcaaCTAGTCTTGCTTTTTGGTTGTCCTTTTTGCTGGGTTTTGTGCTTATTGTTGCTAATTCTGTCATTTAAAAGTTATGATTGGTGTATTTACCCTTTCAAATATTCTCTAATCAGATCATTTGGAACATTTTGAGAAAGGCTAAACAGATCGTCAAATTTCTGAGAGATTTGTAAGAACCAATAGACAAAACATAGTACACTGTAACAGGGATCCAAGATTACCACTCTTAAATGATAGACCAATGAAGATtgttttgctcatcaaaagaatATTATTATACGAACATAAAATGGTCAAACCAACACAAAACGAAAGGTTTCTGTGAATCAGAGGAAGGCCAAAAGAGGTAGGAGAAGTAGGAGTTCAGCTGCAAAAGGGCTGAGGTTGGCTGCACCGCCTGTGCCAGGGTTTCTGGTGGAGTTACGAGGATCGATCAGGGGCGATGGAGCAGAAGTAGCAGGAGGAGAAAGAGTCGGTGGTGGAGTGGATACACTTGGTGGAGGAGCTTCGACCTGTGGTGGTGGAGTTGTAGATTCCAAGCTTTCATCTTCAAAACCTGCCATTAACACAAAACAACGCTTCATTATCAATGCTTCGTTCCTAGGTATATACAGTCACTTACTGATTTGATCACTTACAATTAGACCGCTTCCAACCCAAAATCATTCTCTCCCGGTCGAATACAATGCGGTAGCCTGACATCAAGTTCTCTGAAACCACCAATATGTGAAAATGCATTCAACACATACTCTTTATTTATCTCTCTGCTTCAATTATAAGCATTGAATGCGTTGCCGCGTAAAACTCAGTTTTGGGAATACTTACGTCCGATAATGTTAAGCTTGAAATCCACGCTCTTCAGGATAGCCAAGCAGTACATGGCGGAATCGTCCTGTTTATAAGGTTGAATACAAAAAGCAAATGTATATGAATACGCTAATCCATGAAACTTGGTGAAACTGAAGGAATGATAAACAATAAATATCTTGCCTCATTCCACACTGTGAAAAGCGGATCTCTTAGAGTCATTTGGGATCCTCCAGCAAAAGTCATATTTACTCTAGGGAATTTAAAGCTTGTAGTATTTGGACTGC
The Camelina sativa cultivar DH55 chromosome 6, Cs, whole genome shotgun sequence genome window above contains:
- the LOC109125294 gene encoding RING finger protein 165-like, with translation MKVLEKWLALMYPRVQEGREEECCSVCLMRMEEKDHVKSLPCSHEFHSLCVDTWFNVSRKICCPLCRFSPATILLTDELLLWFSSFHF
- the LOC104699070 gene encoding putative F-box/LRR-repeat/kelch-repeat protein At1g11620, translating into MSMNLLPSDLEEEILCRDPFRRLAKFRSVCKLWNSMILDERVILKNMSYSGEHGFIITHNAILSSSVSIKEQQNVVDSPPSLVTKNLSLRKFRPAQSVKVYKIVQCDGLLLCVMDNQLLVRNPLLKETSWVKCGSDFHAYDDAYSLGYLSPCDYRILRFRCASNSRNRPPRVEVCQLASKTWKVIDYPISCTFDWVLKIPLSILSLRGTPYWIGFREEDHTTTAFVQSFDFAKERFQPIDQLPFRYEELNPIAMEIFKGDRLSVLEQCHKTRKICIWVKHWLLPSWSRLMVVAIPHFPLLHPPSSRVSTDFFLDKNGRLVVICVEFNVSDMYNIYRVMGENNDELQVFETDNAAENSISCSCSFVPSLVRLPGFLKQDTSRIRWKKNRFN